From Bacteroidia bacterium:
GAGGATGAGGAAGGAATCGGCACCATGGTAAGCGTGTACCACCACGCACCTGCAGCCGTTGGCCAAACCGTAGAATTTACGGCTGAGGTCATTTCGATAAAAGATAACAGCATCCTTTGCCGCTATGAAGGAAAAGTTGGCGAACGGCTCATTGCCTCCGGAGAACAGGAACAGAAAATCCTGAAAAAGGAACGCCTTGCCAGGCTGTTCCAAAAAATTCCTGAATAAAAAAATACGGCTGCTATTCATGACCCTTTTGGTATGGGCTATTTTCTTCCGGATGAAGCCCGGGAAAAGAACCCACGTAGAGATGGCTTCCATTTTTTACTTTTTCCTGATATGGATTTACTGCACCCCTCGCTCCTCTCCCGCCCCATACCACCACTGTAGTTTCGAAAAGCGGAAGAAATCCTGGCCGCACAGAAAGAACGTGAAGTGATTCTACAGATCAACTTCAGGAAAGGGAATAATTCTATTTTCGCCAGGCACAACCTTATGGGCAACCGGCAATGAGAATTTTTCAAAACCTGTGGCCCACGGGGGCGAAGCCTGCCCTGGCGGAACGGTCACTTCAGAAACTGTACGGTAAGCTGACAGATTTATTAGGG
This genomic window contains:
- a CDS encoding hotdog domain-containing protein, producing MKNLFNPGDKKTYRHQVRAADTAVFESGPVHPVYATFALARDAEWVCRLFVLEMKDEDEEGIGTMVSVYHHAPAAVGQTVEFTAEVISIKDNSILCRYEGKVGERLIASGEQEQKILKKERLARLFQKIPE